The following proteins are encoded in a genomic region of Diadema setosum chromosome 18, eeDiaSeto1, whole genome shotgun sequence:
- the LOC140241833 gene encoding uncharacterized protein yields MDQQKSARPQRLAATKAKNYGPSVRKPATQVRANSPSSPNPKVTNPAPMTPAASQRESLEGQTASDAESVELVPDDVTNMAVASTTVTNPTHPDRGTTMPADKEALASAPPNVQTPGSLDAYFKEATSGFNKMIQDAVDKFLGKLSDLEANIEASIQFESKRVDDLEVKQKEMEGRMKRMEKEIAELRSEVLKNKAETNKTERISRRNNIRIVGIPETPNDQREDCAHIVEDILRSKFKMTTKVERAHRDGRKVEGRPRHILIKFLSYREKVDVIRRAREILKDERYFMIDDLTQTDLEEKQKWKKQVQEMYSKGTKLRFYAGKWRQTGGAPFNFE; encoded by the coding sequence ATGGACCAACAAAAATCTGCTCGGCCGCAACGGTTAGCCGCTACAAAGGCAAAAAACTATGGTCCTTCTGTGAGAAAACCCGCAACCCAGGTACGTGCAAACAGCCCGTCAAGTCCGAACCCGAAGGTCACTAACCCTGCGCCCATGACTCCGGCCGCTTCCCAGCGAGAGTCGTTGGAAGGCCAAACAGCCAGCGATGCGGAATCTGTTGAACTGGTGCCTgatgacgtcacaaatatggCTGTCGCATCCACGACGGTAACCAACCCAACGCACCCAGATCGAGGCACCACTATGCCCGCCGATAAGGAAGCACTGGCCTCTGCACCTCCCAATGTGCAAACCCCTGGAAGCTTGGACGCATATTTCAAGGAAGCTACCAGCGGATTCAATAAAATGATCCAAGACGCTGTCGACAAGTTCCTTGGGAAGTTGAGCGATCTTGAGGCCAACATTGAAGCTTCTATCCAATTTGAGAGCAAACGGGTCGATGATCTCGAAgtcaaacaaaaggaaatggAAGGTAGAatgaaaagaatggaaaaagaaatagcCGAACTCCGCTCCGAAGTATTGAAGAACAAAgcggaaacaaacaaaaccgaaAGAATATCTAGGAGGAATAACATCCGCATCGTGGGAATCCCTGAAACACCAAATGACCAGAGGGAAGACTGCGCCCACATCGTCGAAGACATCCTGCGGTCCAAATTCAAGATGACCACAAAGGTGGAGCGAGCTCATCGTGATGGTCGCAAGGTGGAAGGTCGTCCCAGGCACATCTTGATAAAGTTTCTCTCATACAGAGAAAAAGTAGATGTCATCCGTCGTGCCAGGGAAATCCTAAAGGACGAGCGATATTTCATGATCGACGACTTGACGCAGACTGACCtggaagaaaaacagaaatggaAGAAACAAGTCCAAGAAATGTACAGCAAAGGTACCAAGTTGAGATTCTATGCCGGAAAATGGCGCCAAACCGGAGGCGCTCCCTTTAATTTCGAGTGA